In Actinomycetota bacterium, the genomic window CCCCACCAGATCGGCGCGGTAGCGGGCCACGTCCCGCAGCCGACGGATCGCCGGTGGCGGGACGAAGCTGGGCCGCAGCATCTGCCGCTCGGCGACCTTGGCAAGCCACACCGCGTCCAGCCGGTCGGTCTTGGGCCGGCCCGGCAGGTGCTTGACGTCTTTGGCGTTGACCAGCCAGACCTCAAACCCCTGGGCCTCTAGCAGGTAGAACGGGGCCTTCCAATAGTCGCTGGTTGCCTCCATGACCACCCGGGTCACGCCCAGCTCACCCAGCCGATCAGCCAGCACCAACAGCGACCGGGTCATCGTGGTGTAGGTCCGCACCTCCTGCAGGCGCCTGCCCCGCTTGCCCTCACCAGGCACCCGGAGCAGCAGACCAGCTCCGCCTTGCCGATATCCAACGCCGCGACCCGCTCGATGAGCTCCTCGGTGTCTTGGGTCTCTTCCAGCACCCGGCCTCCTCCTCGCCGACCCGACAACAGCACGGTTGCCCGCAGGAGCCACAAGGGACAGGCGAATCTGATCCGCGTGCTCAAGGCGACAGTGACGGGCCCACGGCGCGGCTCCCAGCGCCCGGCTGTTTACCGACCTCAACGATCACAGGCTTGCGGCGTCAGCGGGCAACCAGCCCGATCTTCACCCAAGGCGGGCGTCCCAGCAGGGAACACGGGGGCTGTTTAGGAGATACTCGCCCATCTTCTGGGCTGTTTAGGAGATACTCGCCCATCTTCTGGGCTCTACGTTCCAGTAGGGTCTGGGCAGCTCAAGTTGGGAAGGCATTCCGTTGAGTGGGGTCTGGTTGGCTGCAGTAGGCCCTGGTGGAATGACTGTGAGAATGCCCATGGTTCGGTGATGATCCGGACCGTGATCGGTGGCGGTGGGCGTGACCCTTGGAATGACTGACCCTGGTGGTGTCATGCGCGGACTTGTCCGCCCGCCGCTGCCGGAGCGGCCCGGAACCGGCGCTGCTGGCCTGATGTAGGAGCCTGACCACCCGAGGCAAGCGGGTGTGTCCCATCACAGTCCTGCCGTGCGTCCGGTCCGGACCGACCCGTCCACGTCGTCTCCGGGCAAGGAGTCAACGCAATGCACATGCTGGCAGACCTCGTCGAGCTCGTCATCGGGGTCGACACCCACAAGCACACCCACACCGCGGCGGTCGTGGCCGCCACCACTGGCGCGCTGCTCCAGCAGCTGACCGTGCCGGCCACCCCGGCCGGCTACCAGCAGCTGCTGGAGCTCGCCGACCGACACGACGGTCGACGGGTGTGGGCGATCGAGAGCACCGGTGGCTACGGCGCCGGGCTGACCCGGTTCCTGCATACCCAGGCCGAACAAGTGGTGGAGCTGGACCGGCCCAAGCGGGCTGCCCGCCGCCACGGCGCCAAGTCCGACTCCCTGGATGCGACCAGGGCGGCCCGCGAGGCCCTGAGCCGCGACCAGCTCGCCCAGCCCCGCGCCGCCGGCCACCGGGCGGCGTTGTCGGTGCGGCTGGCCGCCCGCCGCTCCGCGGTCCAGGCCAGCACCGACGCCCAACGCCAGCTGC contains:
- a CDS encoding transposase, producing MPGEGKRGRRLQEVRTYTTMTRSLLVLADRLGELGVTRVVMEATSDYWKAPFYLLEAQGFEVWLVNAKDVKHLPGRPKTDRLDAVWLAKVAERQMLRPSFVPPPAIRRLRDVARYRADLVG